Genomic window (Desulforapulum autotrophicum HRM2):
GAACTCCGACGAAATCATAGGACATGTGACAATGGCTGCGGCCCGGGAATTTGGCATACCAGAGGGGACTCCCGTCACCCTGGGATCCGGAGATGTCATCTGTGCAAACCTTGGGGCCGGTATTACCCAAAAAGGGGTAGGATACACCTGTATCGGATCTGCGAACTGGTCTGCCGTGTTTTCCGACACGCCCTCCTTGAATCCGAGATATAAAATGAACTGCAACACCATGCAGCCCACAGGAGGTTACAATCTGGTCATGATCACGGCGGCCGGGGGAATCGCACAAGACTGGTTCAAAAAGGGGTTCTATTCCTCCGAAAAAGGAACAAAGAGCGTGGATGAATACGAGGCAGAACTGTACAAACGAATGACAGAAGATACAAAAAGCATCTCTCCCGGTGCTGAAGGGCTTCTGTTTTATCCCTATATTCGCGGCGGCGGCGCTCCGCATTTCGATATCAACGCCCGGGGCAGCTTTATCGGCTTGGATATTTCCCATACCCGTTCCCATATGCTTCGCGCCATCTACGAGGGGGTGTGTCTTAATATGCGCTGGCTCTATGACCTGTATGAAGAGCTGGGGTTTACCATTTATGGTCTGGATACCATTCGTGCCATTGGCGGGGGTGTGTTGAATGATTTATGGATGCAGATATATGCCGATGTCAATGATATGGCATTCAGCCGCCTGAACTCCCCGCAACAGTCCACCGCACTGGGCGCAGCAATGATCGGCGGGGTCGGCATCGGCCTGTGGGACAGCTATGGAGCGGCCACCGCAAAAATCGGCATAGATAAGACTTTTTATCCGAACAAGGAAATTACGCCGATTTATAAAGATCTGTATGCGATCTTCCGGGAAACCTATGACAATATTTATTCCTTCTATGCAAAACGAAATCAATTTATAGAAAAATATACCCATTGACATCACCCCTGATGGGAAGCGTTTCGGATTCCGTTGGGGAATCCGACGCTTCCCGTTTACCATCCACGTCACATCAACATCCAC
Coding sequences:
- a CDS encoding xylulokinase, producing the protein MIKHYILVNDMGTTGNKAALLDETLEVVASVSKTYETYYPKPNWSTQKISEVYKVVISCTKEVIEQSGIDPKTIAVVSFSNQMMTMVPVDRDGQVLMDEVGIWCDMRQHEQADRLMKQLGGNDEYYKITGVGWAPDLAPICKIMWYKDHAKDIYDSTYKFLQYKEIVAYRMTGIMATEYGDMSMNGMMNCAKKRLSESIFKAANVDPSKIPEIRNSDEIIGHVTMAAAREFGIPEGTPVTLGSGDVICANLGAGITQKGVGYTCIGSANWSAVFSDTPSLNPRYKMNCNTMQPTGGYNLVMITAAGGIAQDWFKKGFYSSEKGTKSVDEYEAELYKRMTEDTKSISPGAEGLLFYPYIRGGGAPHFDINARGSFIGLDISHTRSHMLRAIYEGVCLNMRWLYDLYEELGFTIYGLDTIRAIGGGVLNDLWMQIYADVNDMAFSRLNSPQQSTALGAAMIGGVGIGLWDSYGAATAKIGIDKTFYPNKEITPIYKDLYAIFRETYDNIYSFYAKRNQFIEKYTH